The nucleotide sequence TCATAATGCAGATCGAGACGGAGAACAAGGGCAAGGAGGTGGTGTCGGCAATGGAGAAGGGCGAGGAGGTGGTGTCGGCAATGGAGAAGGGCGAGGAGGTGGTGCCGCCCTTGGACGAGGTGCCGCTCACGGACGGGGatgtggtggtggaggagccccaCAATGGCAAGTGCCAGAACTATGGGCACTACCATGAGGTTGGGCCAACTCACTTCTGCAAGATGATCCTTGCCCCGAAGATGGAGTGCCTGCCTATGCCCCTGGACTTCACAAAGCACTTCCCCGCCGTGCGGACGGAGTTCAAGCTGAAGACAAACACCGACTGCGGATGGAGGGTCACTGTCCGGCTGATGAACGACCGAGTCACCCTCGATCGGGGTTGGGCCcccttcgccgtcgtccaccagaTCAAGATCCGGTTCATGGTGACCTTCAAGTTGCTGGTTCCCGACACCCCGAAGCTGACCGTCTTCAACGACGACGTCATTGAAGTGGTGACCAAGTG is from Triticum aestivum cultivar Chinese Spring chromosome 3A, IWGSC CS RefSeq v2.1, whole genome shotgun sequence and encodes:
- the LOC123058991 gene encoding uncharacterized protein: MEKGEEVVSAMEKGEEVVPPLDEVPLTDGDVVVEEPHNGKCQNYGHYHEVGPTHFCKMILAPKMECLPMPLDFTKHFPAVRTEFKLKTNTDCGWRVTVRLMNDRVTLDRGWAPFAVVHQIKIRFMVTFKLLVPDTPKLTVFNDDVIEVVTKCGRHDNAFAVNV